The Montipora capricornis isolate CH-2021 chromosome 6, ASM3666992v2, whole genome shotgun sequence genome has a window encoding:
- the LOC138050672 gene encoding uncharacterized protein translates to MLDAVVAFFAYIVESFTGSVLENSPTTPCRSRNVQEIEPLLVQDRSTLEEFTKFDPNDTIFQEFDPPLDAHGSMAWKESRPSGWRSFVSCFRAIFLMQLIIGSSIGLLAIAVVVVDFNTADLCYEKTFRWNSMPRVIQSIRVTSQSVEGFIIELWHFSIMLCMFGYSVLKDLNLLAINLLAAFADASYRLCLQVFGIYKQPWMSYPLNVLFSLVVFGNSMIIAKHLMSSHTPVQEQTKKNLFKVTFLLGLQFFVSIPAAFVLVYSIFPWYNSKSEMEKAFIAGACPLLFSFPKVIARALAPKFELVHPGLLYLLVGWLYSSSVIVFRVMQAELTSFGLFVALGVGHAVIDLVERLTVTMRDYIWDFMYKILFRCNRSQTVTFSPRNSRTPRSMRFVADVSIQLLLSEPTALVSAVGLIQVYKFMYPDVSNQPVSDLIWGFIERCVTGLAIDVVFNTVSVFLQVTLFNVAVLKVWNSHNWRAHVIANVVCTLMTVLYFTEYLFDIIRRKNDHYAAIRFAFNCSLPFSRNS, encoded by the coding sequence ATGTTGGATGCTGTTGTAGCATTTTTTGCCTACATTGTCGAGAGCTTTACCGGTAGCGTTCTAGAAAACTCGCCAACAACGCCTTGCAGGTCACGGAATGTTCAAGAGATAGAACCGCTACTTGTTCAAGATCGTTCCACCTTAGAAGAATTTACAAAGTTCGATCCCAACGACACGATATTCCAAGAATTCGATCCTCCTTTGGATGCTCATGGAAGTATGGCTTGGAAGGAGTCTCGACCATCAGGGTGGAGGTCGTTTGTGTCGTGTTTTAGGGCCATTTTTCTAATGCAGTTAATAATTGGATCCAGTATCGGTTTACTCGCAATCGCAGTGGTAGTTGTAGATTTCAATACAGCCGACCTTTGCTATGAAAAGACATTCCGCTGGAATAGTATGCCGCGGGTGATTCAGAGCATTCGAGTCACTAGCCAATCTGTCGAAGGTTTTATTATCGAGCTATGGCATTTCTCTATCATGCTCTGCATGTTTGGATATTCTGTTTTGAAAGATCTGAACCTCCTTGCGATCAACCTCTTGGCGGCTTTCGCAGATGCTAGCTATCGACTCTGCTTGCAAGTATTTGGTATTTATAAACAGCCCTGGATGTCCTACCCTTTAAATGTTCTTTTCAGCTTAGTTGTATTCGGAAACAGCATGATCATCGCCAAGCACCTTATGTCATCCCACACGCCAGTTCAAGAGCAAACTAAGAAGAACCTGTTCAAAGTGACATTTCTCTTAGGACTTCAGTTCTTTGTGTCTATACCAGCCGCTTTTGTTCTGGTTTACAGCATATTTCCATGGTACAACAGCAAAAGCGAGATGGAAAAAGCTTTTATCGCTGGAGCGTGCCCTTTGCTCTTTTCTTTCCCCAAAGTTATAGCACGCGCCCTTGCCCCAAAATTTGAGCTTGTTCATCCAGGCCTCCTTTACCTTTTGGTAGGATGGCTCTATTCGAGTTCGGTCATTGTCTTCCGAGTTATGCAAGCCGAGCTGACGAGCTTTGGGCTTTTCGTTGCTTTAGGAGTGGGCCATGCAGTGATTGATCTTGTGGAACGCTTAACTGTCACAATGCGAGATTACATATGGGACTTCATGTACAAAATACTCTTCCGGTGTAACAGATCACAAACTGTTACTTTCTCCCCAAGGAATTCTCGCACGCCGCGAAGCATGCGTTTTGTAGCTGATGTTAGCATTCAGCTGCTCCTCTCGGAGCCCACAGCTCTAGTCTCGGCCGTTGGGCTTATTCAGGTCTACAAGTTTATGTATCCCGATGTTTCAAACCAACCTGTCTCGGATCTTATCTGGGGATTTATCGAGCGCTGCGTGACCGGTCTGGCCATTGATGTAGTTTTCAACACCGTATCAGTATTTCTACAGGTCACTCTTTTCAATGTCGCTGTTCTAAAAGTTTGGAACTCACATAACTGGCGAGCCCATGTTATCGCCAACGTAGTTTGTACCCTAATGACGGTACTCTACTTTACAGAATATCTTTTTGACATTATCAGAAGGAAAAATGACCATTATGCAGCAATAAGGTTTGCTTTCAACTGTTCCCTACCGTTTTCTCGGAATTCATGA